The region CGTAAGTCAACAGAGCCATTAGCGGCTACAAAAATTGACACAGGAACGGATGTTAACTTTGGAGCTTTAACACGTATGCTGTTTGACCACTTAAAGAGCAAGAAGGTTGAGGTCAACTACAAGCATAGTGTGAAGAGTATGAAGCGTACGAGTGACGGTCAGTGGGAAGTGAAGGTACAGAATGTAGATAGCGGTAAAGTAGAGGTCCACACAGCTAAATTTGTATTCATTGGTGCCGGTGGAGGAAGCCTCCCTTTGCTACAGAAGACTGGAATTCCTGAATCAAAGCGTATAGGTGGCTTTCCGGTAAGTGGGTTGTTTTTGGTCTGTAAAAATCAAGAGATTGTAGAGAAGCATCACGCCAAGGTTTATGGTAAAGCTAAGGTGGGTGCTCCCCCAATGTCTGTTCCACATCTTGATACAAGATATATCAACAACAAAAAGGAATTGCTCTTTGGTCCTTTTGCTGGCTTCTCTCCGAAGTTCTTAAAAACAGGCTCAAATTTAGATTTATTCTGCTCCATAAAACCAAATAATTTAATCACAATGCTAGCGGCTGGGGCAAAGGAGATGGGATTGACGAAGTACTTGATTCAACAGGTGCTGTTATCTCATGAAAAAAGAATGGAAGAGCTACGTGAATTTATGCCAAATGCTAAGAGTGAGGAATGGGATATAATCGTAGCTGGACAGCGTGTACAGGTGATTAAGGATACAGAGGCAGGAGGAAGAGGAACGCTACAATTTGGAACAGAAGTGGTTAGCTCTGCTGATGGTTCTATAGCGGGCTTGCTCGGTGCTTCTCCAGGTGCTTCTACAGCCGTTCAGGTTATGCTTGAAGTCTTAGAAAAATGCTTCCCTCAGCATCTCACAGAGTGGGAACCAAAACTGAAGGAAATGGTCCCTTCCTATGGTGCTTCTTTAGCGGAAAGCAGAGACCTTTTCCAAGAAATTGTTGAGTCAACATCGCAGATACTAGGTCTAAGTGAGCAGAATTCAAATGAAAGAGCCCATAATAAAAAAGGTTCAAAGGAAGTAAATCTAAATGAAAATAAAATAGATCTTAGCAAGACAGAACTAGATGAAAACGAGCGGATCAGTAGTTAATTAGCTAAAAGTAGAATGGAAAAAGGATTGCCTCACGAGTGTCAAATGCATAACTAACATATGTTAGTGATTATAGAATGATATCAAATGAAATATGAAACAAAATTGAGTGCAAAAATACACTTAAATTACTACAATCTTTACAAATTGAATTAATAAATGCAAAGATACACTTAATTCTCGAGAAATTGCTTTAGGCTCTCCTCGAATGAGATAATAAGTGTATTTTTGCACTTAAATGACTGAATTTATTCAGTAGAGGCAGAAATAAGTGTATTTCTGCACGTATTACGTTTCTTCCACTTTTCTCTATGCCCCGTTTTTCGAATCTGGAACATCTATGAAGTATTAGTCTAAGTTATGCACAATTAATAGACAAAGTCTGATATGACCGTTAGAGATGTAGGCAGACAGAAAGAAAGCTGTCCCTAAGTAGGTAAACTGATATGCTCCCCTTGTGGTAGACAGTTTAAATAATAAAAACTGTTTACGACTAGGAGGAGCATTTTTTATGTCCCACAAATCAAAAATATCAAGCTCAGAGAAAATTAAAGCTATAGAAAAATATCTTCGTGGAGAAGCCTCTCTTAAACAACTAGCCCGTTTGTTAGAGGTGTGGCCTACAGCTGTCAAGCAATGGCTTCAAACCTACCAGTCTTTAGGTCCAGATGGTCTTCTGTCTACATCTAAAAATACGGTCTACTCAAAGGAACTAAAGACAATGGCCGTCAAGGATTATTTGGATGGCAAGGGCTCGCATATGGAGCTATGCAAAAAATATGGAATTAAATCCAATACACAACTACAA is a window of Bacillus horti DNA encoding:
- a CDS encoding helix-turn-helix domain-containing protein, which produces MSHKSKISSSEKIKAIEKYLRGEASLKQLARLLEVWPTAVKQWLQTYQSLGPDGLLSTSKNTVYSKELKTMAVKDYLDGKGSHMELCKKYGIKSNTQLQMEIDLLKKLKELERRRY
- a CDS encoding malate:quinone oxidoreductase, which codes for MNDIQKRTDVILIGAGVMSATLGALLKELAPSWKIKVFEKLASAGEESSNEWNNAGTGHAALCELNYTSESPNGEIDCSKAIKINEQFQLSKQFWSYLVEKKLIRNPQDFIMPIPHVSLVQGEKNVEFLKKRFDMLCDHPLFHGMEFSDDPKQLQEWLPLIMEGRKSTEPLAATKIDTGTDVNFGALTRMLFDHLKSKKVEVNYKHSVKSMKRTSDGQWEVKVQNVDSGKVEVHTAKFVFIGAGGGSLPLLQKTGIPESKRIGGFPVSGLFLVCKNQEIVEKHHAKVYGKAKVGAPPMSVPHLDTRYINNKKELLFGPFAGFSPKFLKTGSNLDLFCSIKPNNLITMLAAGAKEMGLTKYLIQQVLLSHEKRMEELREFMPNAKSEEWDIIVAGQRVQVIKDTEAGGRGTLQFGTEVVSSADGSIAGLLGASPGASTAVQVMLEVLEKCFPQHLTEWEPKLKEMVPSYGASLAESRDLFQEIVESTSQILGLSEQNSNERAHNKKGSKEVNLNENKIDLSKTELDENERISS